In the Mycolicibacter sp. MU0102 genome, one interval contains:
- a CDS encoding alcohol dehydrogenase catalytic domain-containing protein, producing the protein MTTIRGAVLERIGAPRPYAASRPLTVTEVELAPPGEGELLVRVEAAGVCHSDLSVVDGNRVRPVPMLLGHEAAGIVEEVGAGVTAVRPGQRVVLTFLPRCGRCPACATDGLAPCEPGSAANGAGTLLGGGQRLHRADQTVYHHLGVSGFATHAVVSQTSAVPVPDDVPPTVAALLGCAVLTGGGAVLNVGLPAPGDTVAVVGLGGVGMAAVLTALAHDGVQVIAIDRLPDKLAGATALGAQLTYTPQQALDAGVRAPVVIEAAGHPAALETAIGLTAPGGRTITVGLPPPDARISVSPLDLVAQGRSLIGSYLGSAVPARDIPRFVELWRAGRLPVEQLVSATVPLEQINEAMDQLADGAAVRQIITFDPH; encoded by the coding sequence ATGACCACGATCCGCGGGGCGGTGCTGGAGCGGATCGGGGCACCGCGCCCCTATGCCGCCTCGCGCCCGCTGACGGTGACCGAGGTGGAGCTGGCCCCGCCCGGCGAGGGCGAGCTGCTGGTGCGGGTTGAGGCCGCCGGGGTCTGTCACTCCGATCTGTCGGTGGTCGACGGCAACCGGGTGCGACCGGTGCCCATGCTGCTCGGCCACGAAGCCGCCGGCATCGTCGAAGAGGTCGGCGCGGGGGTCACCGCCGTGCGGCCGGGCCAGCGGGTGGTGCTGACCTTCCTGCCCCGCTGCGGCCGCTGCCCGGCATGCGCCACCGACGGCCTGGCGCCGTGCGAGCCCGGCAGCGCCGCGAACGGCGCGGGCACCCTGCTCGGCGGCGGACAACGGCTGCACCGCGCCGACCAGACCGTCTATCACCACCTCGGGGTGTCCGGGTTCGCCACGCATGCCGTGGTCAGCCAGACCAGCGCGGTCCCGGTGCCTGATGACGTGCCGCCGACGGTGGCCGCCCTGCTCGGCTGTGCGGTGCTGACCGGCGGCGGCGCCGTGCTCAATGTCGGCCTTCCGGCCCCGGGTGACACCGTGGCGGTGGTCGGGCTCGGCGGCGTCGGCATGGCCGCGGTGCTGACCGCGTTGGCCCACGACGGCGTGCAGGTCATCGCGATCGACCGGCTGCCGGACAAGCTGGCAGGCGCGACCGCTCTGGGCGCTCAGCTCACCTATACCCCGCAGCAGGCGCTCGACGCCGGCGTGCGCGCCCCGGTGGTGATCGAGGCAGCGGGTCATCCCGCCGCGCTGGAGACGGCGATCGGGTTGACCGCACCGGGCGGGCGCACCATCACCGTCGGCCTGCCGCCCCCGGATGCCCGGATCAGCGTCTCCCCGTTGGATCTGGTTGCGCAGGGGCGCTCACTGATCGGCAGCTACCTGGGTTCAGCGGTCCCCGCGCGTGACATCCCGCGCTTCGTGGAGTTGTGGCGAGCCGGCCGTCTTCCGGTTGAGCAGCTGGTGTCGGCGACCGTGCCGCTCGAGCAGATCAACGAGGCCATGGACCAACTCGCCGACGGCGCCGCAGTACGTCAGATCATCACGTTCGATCCGCACTGA
- a CDS encoding SDR family NAD(P)-dependent oxidoreductase, with protein sequence MSSARVALVTGAARGQGWAIAERLRADGFAVVAGDINEAELNAAVTARADDALIGVRLDVTCPEQWHAAVATTVQRFGSLTALINNAGTLHRAAIVDETPEAFEKAWRVNCLGAFLGIQAALDRLREAEGAAIVNTCSTGAIRPFPQHSAYGSSKWALRGLTQTVAAELISAGIRVNAVFPGPIATPMLDDVTQQRLAAVSAGGRLGRPVEVADAVAFLVSPAASFITGAELVVDGGQCLQIR encoded by the coding sequence ATGAGCTCGGCACGGGTCGCGTTGGTCACCGGCGCCGCCCGCGGCCAGGGCTGGGCGATCGCCGAACGGCTGCGCGCCGACGGGTTCGCCGTGGTCGCCGGCGACATCAACGAGGCCGAGCTGAATGCCGCCGTCACCGCGCGGGCTGACGACGCACTGATCGGCGTTCGCCTCGACGTGACCTGCCCCGAGCAATGGCACGCTGCGGTGGCAACCACCGTCCAGCGGTTCGGGTCGCTGACCGCGTTGATCAACAACGCCGGCACCCTGCACCGTGCGGCCATCGTCGACGAGACACCCGAGGCCTTCGAAAAAGCCTGGCGGGTCAACTGTCTGGGGGCATTCCTGGGAATCCAGGCGGCCCTGGATCGACTGCGGGAGGCTGAAGGTGCCGCCATCGTCAACACCTGCAGCACCGGGGCGATCCGCCCCTTTCCGCAGCACAGCGCCTACGGGTCGTCGAAGTGGGCACTGCGTGGCCTAACCCAGACCGTCGCCGCGGAGCTCATTTCGGCGGGCATCAGGGTCAACGCGGTGTTTCCCGGGCCGATCGCCACCCCGATGCTCGACGACGTGACCCAGCAGCGACTGGCCGCGGTATCGGCGGGCGGCCGGCTCGGAAGGCCCGTCGAGGTGGCTGACGCGGTGGCGTTCCTGGTTTCGCCAGCCGCGTCGTTCATCACCGGCGCCGAGCTCGTCGTGGACGGTGGCCAGTGCCTGCAGATCCGATGA
- a CDS encoding NIPSNAP family protein has product MRKHYNHTLLYLHETIDLGRGLRDEFTRNFTEIYQPMMAELGARLFALWESTAYNGHWPQVTIIWEIDAFADYARIGRAQSRGGSHAQSAAEWSAYLAGIGASGEGRIMYPGPHNKTLAALRAADFDATVVIQEIMQTKPGRQDDYIRELERLYVPWSESTGKRWLGSFTTTFRYNEVIHYWALDGGWDCFAEHYPSWKDHPPAEIVTWMSVAPALRDGWEDSILQALPPSPLQRDAS; this is encoded by the coding sequence ATGCGCAAGCACTACAACCACACCCTGCTCTACCTGCACGAGACGATCGATCTGGGCCGCGGCCTGCGCGACGAGTTCACCCGCAACTTCACCGAGATCTACCAGCCGATGATGGCCGAGCTGGGTGCGCGCCTGTTCGCGCTGTGGGAGTCCACCGCCTACAACGGGCACTGGCCCCAGGTCACGATCATCTGGGAGATCGACGCGTTCGCCGACTACGCCCGAATCGGGCGGGCGCAGAGCCGCGGCGGCAGCCACGCCCAGAGTGCGGCCGAATGGTCGGCCTACCTCGCCGGAATCGGAGCCTCGGGGGAGGGCCGCATCATGTACCCCGGCCCGCATAACAAAACCCTGGCCGCGTTACGCGCGGCCGACTTCGACGCGACCGTGGTCATCCAGGAGATCATGCAGACCAAGCCTGGTCGCCAGGACGACTACATCCGGGAACTGGAACGGCTGTATGTGCCGTGGTCGGAGAGCACCGGAAAACGCTGGCTCGGTTCGTTCACCACCACGTTCCGCTACAACGAGGTCATCCACTACTGGGCACTGGACGGCGGCTGGGACTGCTTCGCCGAGCATTACCCGTCGTGGAAGGACCATCCGCCGGCGGAGATCGTGACGTGGATGAGTGTGGCGCCCGCATTACGCGACGGCTGGGAGGATTCGATCCTGCAGGCCCTGCCCCCGTCCCCGCTGCAGCGAGACGCCTCGTGA
- a CDS encoding zinc-binding dehydrogenase gives MWAYRLIAPYQFEKIEAPDPLEQQLGAGQVLLQFVAAGVCGSDLPAFRGAQGRLPGDDGAGAAEKLGFPIHEIVGDVIASRHPQHQPGDRVVGWASGFDGLMEQVISDGDGLVACDPALAPAQAVGLQPLACVLYAVEQLPDLAGRHVAVIGQGSIGLLFSAVAKAAGARRVTGVDPVDRREMASAFGIDTVVQATSDRWVHHLDVGDRPEIVIEAVGHQVATLGHAIEAVAPGGTVFYFGVPDDDSYPISMRTMLRNNLTLISGVTQDRRRMLAEAGRFAAEHPELLGDYVTHVFGCHEAQAAFELATRPVPGRVKIAMVA, from the coding sequence ATGTGGGCATACCGGCTGATCGCGCCGTATCAGTTCGAGAAGATCGAAGCCCCCGATCCCCTTGAGCAGCAGCTCGGTGCGGGGCAGGTGCTGCTGCAGTTCGTCGCGGCCGGGGTATGCGGCAGCGACCTGCCCGCCTTTCGCGGCGCGCAGGGCAGGTTGCCCGGTGATGACGGCGCCGGGGCCGCGGAGAAGCTTGGCTTCCCGATTCACGAGATCGTCGGTGACGTCATCGCCAGCCGGCACCCGCAGCACCAACCCGGCGACCGGGTCGTGGGCTGGGCGTCGGGCTTCGATGGACTGATGGAACAGGTGATCAGCGACGGCGACGGCTTGGTGGCCTGCGACCCGGCGCTGGCGCCCGCTCAAGCCGTGGGCCTGCAGCCGTTGGCGTGTGTCCTCTACGCGGTCGAACAGCTGCCCGACCTGGCCGGCCGCCACGTCGCGGTGATCGGTCAGGGGTCGATCGGTCTGCTGTTCAGCGCAGTCGCCAAAGCCGCGGGCGCGCGCCGCGTCACCGGTGTGGACCCGGTCGATCGCCGAGAAATGGCTTCAGCCTTCGGGATTGACACCGTGGTGCAGGCGACAAGTGACCGCTGGGTGCACCACCTGGACGTTGGCGACCGCCCGGAGATCGTGATCGAGGCGGTCGGACACCAGGTCGCCACGTTGGGCCACGCCATCGAGGCCGTCGCACCCGGAGGCACGGTGTTCTACTTCGGTGTCCCCGACGACGACAGCTATCCGATCAGTATGCGCACCATGCTGCGCAACAACCTCACGTTGATCTCCGGAGTCACCCAGGATCGGCGGCGGATGCTGGCGGAGGCAGGCCGATTCGCAGCGGAGCATCCAGAACTGTTGGGCGACTATGTCACGCACGTCTTCGGTTGCCACGAAGCCCAGGCCGCCTTCGAGTTGGCGACCCGACCAGTGCCGGGCCGAGTCAAGATCGCGATGGTCGCATGA
- a CDS encoding flavin-containing monooxygenase, producing the protein MTTPGGGPSVGIIGAGPGGLALGILLRRAGFSDFTIFDREDGVGGTWRINTYPGLACDVKSHLYSYSFDLNPHWSRQWSQQPEILAYFERCAADHGLDAHLLLRTEIRAARWEPDRRQWCLISSDGTQHRFDVVVSAVGLFTQPVLPDLIEEQPFAGTVMHSARWDHSVPIAGAKVAVLGTGSTAAQLLPELADVAEKVYSLQRSPTWILPKPDRRYTPRERWAFARIPLVKRLYRTRLWLRSESNISVIENGSDKTREFTDIARKLLDNSIADEQLRSALTPDHPLGCKRLVFSSDYLPALARPNVEVVTSPARALRSRSVVTEDGTECEVDVVVCATGYAAADYLGQIEVTGEDATTLKQAWRDGPRAYLGMAVPGFPNFFMLYGPNTNVGSNSVIFVLEAQARYIVRVLKHLRRTRKSYVAVRPAALADFIAKVDRWMHGTVWTTRCSSYFRAANGRVVTQWPRSAGAFWAMTRRFRAADFAFEPDKPVSADRT; encoded by the coding sequence ATGACCACGCCCGGGGGAGGTCCGTCGGTCGGCATCATCGGTGCCGGACCGGGCGGGCTGGCGTTGGGAATCTTGTTGCGCCGCGCGGGATTCTCCGACTTCACCATCTTCGACCGGGAGGACGGCGTCGGCGGCACCTGGCGGATCAATACGTATCCGGGGCTGGCCTGTGACGTCAAATCACACCTGTACTCCTATTCTTTCGACCTGAATCCGCACTGGTCGCGGCAGTGGTCGCAGCAGCCCGAGATCTTGGCCTATTTCGAGCGCTGCGCGGCCGACCACGGACTGGACGCGCATCTGCTGCTGCGCACCGAGATTCGGGCCGCCCGGTGGGAACCGGACCGGCGTCAGTGGTGTCTGATCAGCAGCGACGGGACGCAGCATCGGTTCGACGTGGTGGTCTCCGCCGTGGGGCTGTTCACCCAGCCGGTGCTACCCGATCTGATCGAAGAACAGCCCTTTGCGGGCACGGTGATGCACTCAGCGAGGTGGGACCATTCGGTGCCGATCGCCGGCGCGAAAGTCGCTGTGCTCGGTACGGGTTCGACTGCGGCGCAACTGCTGCCGGAGTTGGCCGACGTCGCCGAGAAGGTGTACTCGCTGCAGCGGTCACCGACCTGGATCCTGCCCAAGCCGGACCGGCGCTACACCCCGCGGGAGCGGTGGGCCTTCGCCCGCATCCCGCTGGTCAAGCGTCTGTACCGGACGCGACTGTGGCTGCGCAGCGAGTCGAACATCTCGGTGATCGAGAACGGCAGCGACAAGACCCGCGAGTTCACCGACATCGCGCGAAAACTCTTGGACAACTCCATCGCCGACGAGCAACTACGGTCAGCGCTCACCCCAGACCACCCGTTGGGCTGCAAGCGTCTGGTGTTCTCCTCGGACTACCTGCCCGCGCTGGCCCGCCCCAATGTCGAAGTGGTGACCAGCCCGGCCCGGGCCCTGCGGTCCCGATCAGTGGTCACCGAGGACGGCACCGAGTGCGAGGTCGACGTCGTGGTCTGCGCCACCGGGTATGCCGCTGCGGATTACCTCGGCCAGATCGAGGTGACCGGTGAGGATGCCACCACACTCAAACAGGCCTGGCGCGACGGGCCGCGCGCCTACCTCGGTATGGCCGTGCCCGGCTTCCCCAACTTCTTCATGCTCTATGGGCCTAACACCAACGTCGGCTCCAACAGCGTCATCTTCGTGTTGGAAGCCCAAGCGCGTTACATCGTTCGGGTGCTCAAACACCTGCGACGCACGCGCAAGTCCTACGTCGCCGTGCGGCCCGCCGCGCTGGCGGACTTCATCGCCAAGGTGGACCGTTGGATGCACGGCACGGTGTGGACCACCCGCTGCAGCAGCTACTTTCGTGCTGCCAACGGCCGCGTGGTCACCCAGTGGCCGCGCAGCGCGGGTGCCTTCTGGGCGATGACCCGACGGTTCCGGGCCGCCGACTTCGCCTTCGAACCGGATAAACCAGTCAGTGCGGATCGAACGTGA
- a CDS encoding thioesterase family protein — translation MTDSYYELLDAADPRGQKFAATDLVRGTWSAQIQHAAPVSALLVRALERLAPRDDTRLSRVSIDLLGPVPAEGALWVRSQVDRAGKQIELVSAEMLAPGPDQLPRPVARASGWRLQTLDTGDVQHASAPPLRPVSEAQSNNMQQNWDRNYVHSLDWRWLTTPLAPGAGESWISPIVDLVKGEAMTPLQRLFAVADDANGVGTKLDIRKWTFLNTDLVVHVHRIPDGEWIGIRAETNYGPDGIGTTIGTLFDQQGAVAGIAQSVLVRRR, via the coding sequence ATGACCGACTCCTACTACGAGTTGCTGGACGCCGCCGATCCGCGGGGACAGAAGTTCGCTGCCACCGATCTGGTGCGCGGCACGTGGTCGGCCCAGATCCAGCACGCTGCACCGGTTTCAGCCTTGCTGGTGCGGGCACTGGAACGCCTGGCGCCGCGCGACGACACCCGGCTCAGCCGGGTCAGCATCGACCTGCTGGGGCCGGTGCCGGCCGAAGGCGCGCTGTGGGTGCGCAGCCAGGTGGACCGGGCCGGCAAGCAGATCGAACTGGTCAGCGCCGAGATGCTGGCACCGGGCCCCGACCAGCTGCCGCGACCGGTCGCCCGGGCATCGGGTTGGCGGTTGCAGACATTGGACACCGGCGACGTGCAGCACGCGTCGGCTCCACCGCTGCGGCCGGTCAGTGAGGCACAAAGCAACAACATGCAGCAGAACTGGGACCGCAACTACGTGCACAGCCTCGACTGGCGGTGGCTGACCACGCCGTTGGCCCCCGGCGCCGGTGAATCCTGGATCTCACCGATCGTGGACCTGGTCAAGGGTGAAGCCATGACTCCGCTGCAACGGCTGTTCGCCGTGGCCGACGACGCCAACGGGGTCGGCACCAAGCTCGACATCAGAAAGTGGACGTTCCTCAACACCGACCTGGTGGTGCACGTGCACCGGATTCCCGACGGCGAATGGATCGGCATCCGGGCCGAGACCAACTACGGCCCCGACGGCATCGGGACGACCATCGGCACCCTGTTCGATCAGCAGGGCGCGGTGGCGGGCATTGCGCAGTCAGTCCTGGTGCGCCGGCGTTAG
- a CDS encoding cytochrome P450, with protein MADPLPYYQVLRDQHPMYYVPQWDLYALSRFDDIWDVLALSDGTFVASEGTLPAATVLAQHNSGPVPDPPLHPLPFHAVFDKPIYDDIRRLQAPAFRPRSVADWEDRIRVLANQRLDELLGQGQFDLTCDYGGVVVAQVVCELLGIPIDCAAEVLAAVNAGSLAQAGSGVDTAAARPNYLQYLIPAVQRRRAEQGPGDLPIVDGMLAYRLPDGSDLDDVEAATQLLCIFIGGTETVPKIVAHGLWELARRPDQLEAVRANPHDTVQLAREEMIRYCAPAQWFARTARKPFTLHGTTVEPGQRIITLLASANRDERQYPNPDEFQWDRPIKRSLAFGRGQHFCIGYHLARLEVTVLVQEWLRRVPSYRILDDGATRLPSSFQWGWNTIPVEV; from the coding sequence ATGGCCGACCCCCTCCCGTACTACCAGGTGCTGCGCGATCAGCACCCGATGTACTACGTCCCACAGTGGGATCTGTACGCCCTGTCCCGTTTCGACGACATCTGGGATGTGCTGGCGCTCAGTGACGGCACCTTCGTGGCCTCGGAGGGAACACTGCCGGCGGCCACCGTGCTGGCACAGCACAACAGTGGCCCGGTTCCGGACCCGCCGCTGCACCCGCTGCCGTTCCACGCCGTCTTCGACAAGCCGATCTACGACGACATCCGCAGGTTGCAGGCCCCGGCGTTTCGGCCCCGATCGGTGGCCGACTGGGAAGACCGGATCCGCGTCTTGGCCAATCAGCGGCTCGATGAGCTGCTTGGGCAGGGCCAGTTCGACTTGACCTGTGATTACGGCGGAGTCGTGGTGGCTCAGGTGGTCTGCGAACTGTTGGGCATTCCGATCGATTGCGCCGCAGAGGTTCTGGCGGCGGTGAACGCCGGAAGTCTCGCGCAGGCGGGCAGCGGGGTGGACACGGCCGCAGCGCGGCCCAACTACCTGCAGTACCTCATCCCGGCTGTACAACGCCGGCGCGCCGAGCAGGGCCCCGGCGACCTGCCGATCGTCGACGGGATGCTGGCCTACCGACTGCCGGACGGCAGCGACCTCGATGACGTCGAAGCGGCGACGCAACTGCTGTGCATCTTTATCGGCGGCACCGAGACGGTACCCAAGATCGTTGCGCACGGGTTGTGGGAACTGGCTCGACGCCCGGACCAACTGGAGGCGGTCCGGGCCAATCCGCACGACACGGTCCAGTTGGCACGCGAAGAGATGATCCGCTATTGCGCACCGGCGCAATGGTTCGCGCGCACTGCCCGCAAGCCGTTCACGCTGCACGGGACGACTGTCGAGCCGGGTCAACGCATCATCACCCTGTTGGCGTCGGCCAACCGCGACGAGCGCCAATACCCAAACCCGGACGAATTCCAGTGGGACCGGCCGATCAAACGATCACTGGCGTTCGGCCGCGGACAGCATTTCTGCATCGGCTACCACCTGGCCCGACTGGAAGTGACTGTCTTGGTGCAGGAATGGCTCCGTCGAGTCCCGAGCTACCGGATCCTCGACGACGGCGCGACCCGGCTTCCGTCCAGCTTCCAATGGGGCTGGAACACCATCCCGGTGGAGGTCTGA
- a CDS encoding DUF427 domain-containing protein: MSLVAGQGPLSTERAGWFAPEITGTLVYVEPHPRRVRARRGERTVIDTESALLVHRQGEPLGYAFPADAVGDLPHRALPEAPGFVQVPWDAVDTWFEEGRRLVHYPPNPYHRVDCRPTRRALRVDVDGVSLVDTDDTVILFETALAPRLYVAPDHVRTDLLQASATSTYCNYKGYARYWSAVVGDTVVPDVAWSYPDPLPESAPIAGLFSFDLSLVGGFAELPAATGRPRL, translated from the coding sequence ATGAGTCTGGTTGCCGGGCAGGGCCCGTTGAGCACCGAGCGCGCCGGCTGGTTCGCCCCGGAGATCACCGGCACTCTGGTGTACGTCGAACCGCATCCGCGCCGCGTGCGGGCACGCCGCGGTGAGCGCACCGTGATCGACACCGAAAGCGCGTTGCTGGTGCATCGCCAGGGCGAGCCGCTGGGCTACGCCTTCCCCGCGGATGCCGTCGGCGATCTTCCGCATCGGGCGCTGCCCGAGGCACCGGGCTTCGTGCAGGTGCCGTGGGACGCCGTGGACACCTGGTTCGAGGAGGGCCGGCGGCTGGTGCACTACCCGCCGAACCCCTATCACCGGGTTGATTGCCGACCCACCCGGCGCGCATTGCGGGTCGACGTTGACGGGGTGTCGCTGGTGGATACCGATGACACCGTGATCCTGTTCGAGACCGCCCTTGCTCCGCGGCTGTACGTCGCCCCGGACCATGTCCGCACGGATCTGTTGCAGGCTTCGGCGACGTCGACCTACTGCAACTACAAGGGGTACGCCCGATATTGGTCCGCGGTCGTCGGAGACACCGTCGTACCGGACGTGGCCTGGAGCTACCCGGACCCGCTGCCCGAGAGTGCGCCCATCGCAGGTCTTTTCAGCTTTGATCTGTCGCTCGTCGGCGGTTTCGCTGAACTGCCCGCCGCGACCGGGCGCCCGCGGCTATAG
- a CDS encoding acyl-CoA thioesterase, translated as MSEASPATETSPAAQWSVSGLLDLFEVTEDGPDRFTGATGLAGDDERQVVEGTQLLAQAIVAAAKRFGDKSVRSVHAVFARAVLVGPAAEYVIDVVSEGRSTATAVVSVLQNGKRCATITVLADVPTADVITHYLPRPDVAAPAQANPCVMPMTGRQVRLVDVVDVNSPDEVGPPELYAWLHYEPIPARDDLAKALIAYFTGHLGISTTMRAHAGIGTSQSHLTVSTAPMTVTVSFHEPVRWDGWILYSHESTQVGAGMSYVRGTVHTEDGALLASFAQDGLIRPLRTSDNKIAEHSRL; from the coding sequence ATGTCTGAAGCATCTCCGGCCACCGAGACTTCCCCCGCGGCGCAATGGTCGGTAAGCGGCCTGCTGGACCTATTCGAGGTGACGGAGGACGGCCCGGACCGGTTCACCGGCGCGACCGGCCTGGCCGGCGACGACGAGCGCCAAGTCGTGGAGGGCACCCAGCTGCTGGCGCAGGCCATCGTCGCGGCGGCGAAACGCTTCGGCGACAAGTCCGTCCGATCGGTGCACGCGGTGTTCGCCCGGGCTGTGCTGGTGGGACCGGCGGCCGAATACGTGATCGACGTGGTCAGCGAGGGGCGCTCAACGGCCACTGCGGTGGTCTCGGTACTGCAGAACGGCAAGCGCTGCGCAACCATCACTGTGCTGGCCGATGTCCCGACGGCCGACGTGATCACCCACTACCTGCCGCGGCCCGATGTGGCAGCCCCCGCGCAGGCCAACCCCTGTGTCATGCCGATGACCGGACGTCAGGTGCGCCTGGTCGACGTCGTCGACGTCAATAGCCCCGACGAGGTGGGTCCGCCGGAGCTCTACGCCTGGCTGCACTACGAGCCCATTCCCGCCCGCGACGACCTCGCCAAAGCGCTGATCGCTTACTTCACTGGACATTTGGGCATCTCGACGACGATGCGCGCGCACGCGGGGATCGGCACCAGTCAGTCGCACCTGACGGTGTCCACCGCTCCGATGACGGTCACGGTGAGCTTCCACGAACCGGTGCGCTGGGACGGCTGGATCCTCTACAGCCACGAAAGCACCCAGGTAGGTGCGGGCATGTCCTACGTTCGCGGCACCGTGCACACCGAGGATGGTGCCCTTCTCGCCTCGTTTGCCCAGGACGGCCTGATCCGGCCGCTGCGCACCAGCGACAACAAGATCGCCGAGCACTCGCGGCTATAG
- a CDS encoding HpcH/HpaI aldolase family protein, producing the protein MTSALRAALADRAPLWGGWVTGPTVLGPEEFARAGYDYVGFDAQHSYLDDADIAAMLRHTEHLPIATAVRLPNADAAPIGRVLDAGADAVIIALIETAEQAAAAVAATRYPPAGTRSFGPLRPGLGRDLGGLQERADVFAMIETAAALADVERICAVPGLAGIYVGPADLAISMGVDVSQSTTHPDLLAAMRRIRGAAAEAGVIAAIHGGSGAAGAALAGLGYQMITLAAESQALRRGALEHLDEARGR; encoded by the coding sequence ATGACGTCGGCGCTACGTGCCGCCCTGGCGGACCGGGCCCCGCTCTGGGGCGGCTGGGTCACCGGTCCCACAGTGTTGGGTCCGGAAGAGTTCGCCCGCGCCGGCTATGACTACGTGGGTTTCGACGCCCAACACAGCTACCTCGACGACGCCGACATCGCCGCCATGCTGCGGCACACCGAGCACCTGCCGATCGCCACCGCAGTCCGATTGCCCAACGCGGACGCCGCCCCTATCGGGCGGGTGCTCGATGCCGGTGCCGACGCGGTCATCATCGCGCTGATCGAGACCGCCGAGCAGGCGGCCGCCGCGGTGGCCGCCACCCGCTACCCCCCGGCGGGGACCCGCAGCTTCGGGCCGCTGCGGCCCGGCCTGGGCCGCGACCTGGGCGGCCTCCAGGAGCGCGCGGACGTCTTCGCGATGATCGAGACCGCCGCGGCCCTGGCAGACGTGGAACGCATCTGTGCGGTTCCCGGCCTCGCCGGCATCTACGTCGGGCCCGCCGACCTGGCGATCTCGATGGGCGTCGACGTCTCCCAATCCACCACGCACCCCGACCTGCTCGCGGCTATGAGACGCATCCGGGGCGCGGCGGCGGAAGCGGGGGTGATCGCGGCGATCCACGGCGGATCGGGCGCGGCGGGAGCGGCCCTGGCCGGGCTGGGCTACCAGATGATCACACTGGCCGCCGAGTCCCAGGCGCTGCGCCGGGGAGCCCTCGAACATCTCGACGAAGCGAGGGGCCGATGA
- a CDS encoding SMP-30/gluconolactonase/LRE family protein — MAETSSQQDNPGSKSPPAPLAGGFCFGEGPRWFEGLLWFSDMLGEAIHTVNLRGSMTTVPLPGHTPSGLGFRPDGSLVIASASDRQVLCYDGDTVTTLVDLSGQVPADLGDMVVDAAGRSYIGSQAYSGGVLVRVDPDASVHLVAEDLDFPNGMAITPDGGTLIVAESMGRRLTRFTIDADGGLSERRVFADGLDGPPDGIALDAAGGVWTAMTLANQFERITEGGAVTDRIATGERAAIACALGGPNRRTLFLLSSPTAYPKRLIGTRDSRLDTVTVEISGAGLP; from the coding sequence ATCGCCGAAACGAGTTCACAGCAGGACAACCCGGGCTCCAAGTCGCCCCCTGCACCGCTGGCCGGCGGCTTCTGCTTCGGGGAGGGGCCGCGCTGGTTCGAGGGCCTGCTGTGGTTCTCGGACATGCTCGGCGAGGCGATCCACACCGTGAACCTGCGCGGCTCGATGACCACCGTGCCACTGCCGGGACATACCCCCAGCGGGCTGGGTTTCCGGCCGGACGGATCGCTGGTGATCGCCTCGGCCTCCGACCGCCAGGTGCTCTGCTACGACGGTGACACCGTGACCACGCTGGTCGATCTGAGCGGGCAGGTACCGGCCGACCTCGGCGACATGGTGGTGGACGCGGCCGGGCGCAGCTATATCGGGTCACAGGCCTACTCCGGCGGGGTGCTGGTACGCGTCGATCCCGACGCCAGCGTGCACCTCGTCGCCGAGGATCTCGACTTTCCCAACGGAATGGCGATCACCCCGGACGGCGGCACGCTGATCGTCGCCGAGTCGATGGGCCGCCGGCTCACCCGGTTCACCATCGACGCCGACGGCGGGCTGAGTGAACGCCGAGTGTTCGCCGACGGGTTGGACGGACCACCGGACGGCATTGCGCTGGACGCCGCCGGCGGGGTCTGGACGGCGATGACCCTGGCCAATCAGTTCGAGCGCATCACCGAGGGTGGCGCGGTGACCGACCGGATCGCAACCGGCGAGCGGGCCGCGATCGCGTGCGCGCTGGGCGGACCGAACCGCCGCACGCTGTTCCTGCTGTCAAGCCCCACCGCCTACCCGAAGCGCCTGATCGGCACCCGCGACTCGCGCTTGGACACGGTGACCGTGGAGATTTCCGGCGCCGGACTGCCCTGA